A region from the Gemmatimonadota bacterium genome encodes:
- a CDS encoding efflux RND transporter periplasmic adaptor subunit: protein MKRRTKIGIGAGAVVLIGVVGGLSMARGGRGGIPVRIETVTRRDLVATVRASGWIRPHRSVDIQADIMGRITELLVEEGDPVRRGQLLLRIDPSQYEAAVLRARAAVSEALAREAQARASLLGAEQALERSKSLRENGAALISEQALEEAETQVRIQGALLEAARFGVEQARAALREAEDQLAKTTIRAPMDGIVTRRNVEEGEMAIIGTMNNPGSLLLTISNLSVIEAVIQVDETDVPELRLGDSARIEIDAFPRDTFAGRVTRIGHSALRPPSASPAFGQGGQAQAVDFEVVLELDRPPATLRPDLSATAEIVTDTRKSTLAIPIIALTLREQPAAEPLPQEGREAKAAAEKAGEEEKRDQEGAFVVRKGKAHFVPVEVGVAGPEHFEVLKGLAEGDSVVAGPYEAIRSLEDGKPVRQDVEKASKRRKSESTK, encoded by the coding sequence ATGAAACGAAGGACGAAGATCGGCATTGGCGCGGGCGCAGTGGTGCTCATCGGCGTGGTAGGCGGGCTGAGCATGGCCCGCGGCGGGCGCGGCGGCATCCCGGTCCGTATCGAGACGGTGACGCGCCGCGACCTGGTCGCCACCGTGCGGGCCAGCGGCTGGATCCGGCCGCACCGCTCGGTCGATATCCAGGCCGACATCATGGGCCGGATCACAGAGCTGCTGGTCGAGGAGGGCGACCCGGTCCGGCGTGGCCAGCTCCTGTTGCGCATCGATCCTTCGCAGTACGAGGCCGCCGTGCTGCGTGCCCGCGCTGCCGTGAGTGAGGCACTGGCCCGGGAGGCGCAGGCGCGGGCCAGCCTGCTCGGAGCAGAGCAGGCGCTCGAGCGGTCCAAGTCGCTGCGCGAGAACGGCGCGGCACTGATCAGCGAGCAGGCGCTCGAGGAGGCCGAGACGCAGGTTCGGATCCAGGGCGCGCTGCTGGAAGCCGCCCGCTTCGGCGTGGAGCAAGCGCGGGCGGCGCTGCGGGAAGCCGAAGATCAGCTCGCAAAGACCACGATCCGCGCGCCTATGGATGGAATCGTGACGCGGCGCAATGTGGAAGAGGGGGAGATGGCCATCATCGGGACCATGAACAACCCGGGCAGCCTGCTCCTCACCATCAGCAACCTCTCGGTCATTGAAGCGGTCATCCAGGTGGACGAAACGGACGTCCCGGAGCTCCGGCTGGGCGACAGCGCGCGGATCGAGATCGATGCGTTCCCGCGCGACACCTTCGCGGGACGCGTGACCCGCATCGGCCACAGCGCGCTGCGCCCGCCCTCCGCCAGCCCCGCCTTCGGCCAGGGTGGGCAGGCGCAGGCGGTAGACTTCGAGGTCGTGCTCGAGCTGGACCGCCCACCGGCCACGCTGCGGCCGGATCTCTCCGCTACGGCCGAGATCGTGACCGACACGCGGAAGAGCACCCTGGCCATCCCCATCATCGCGCTCACCTTGCGCGAGCAGCCTGCAGCCGAGCCGCTGCCGCAGGAAGGTCGCGAGGCAAAGGCCGCGGCCGAGAAGGCGGGGGAGGAGGAGAAGCGGGACCAGGAAGGAGCCTTCGTGGTACGCAAGGGCAAAGCCCATTTCGTCCCCGTCGAGGTCGGCGTTGCCGGGCCCGAGCACTTCGAAGTGCTGAAAGGGCTGGCAGAGGGGGACTCAGTCGTGGCCGGTCCCTACGAGGCGATCCGCAGCCTCGAGGACGGGAAACCGGTAAGACAGGATGTAGAAAAGGCGTCCAAGCGGCGCAAATCGGAGTCAACGAAATGA